A DNA window from Enterobacter asburiae contains the following coding sequences:
- a CDS encoding ABC transporter ATP-binding protein yields MIELAVDDLHLTYGDNPVLKGVSMNLKRGEVVSLLGPSGSGKTTLLRAVAGLEKPTQGSIVIGNNKVYDGTPRSEVPAEERNLGLVFQSYALWPHKTVFENVAYPLKLRKVPAKEIQQRVQDVLDQLGLGHLGKRHPHQLSGGQQQRVAIGRALVYNPPVILLDEPLSNLDAKLREEARVFLRELIIKLGLSALMVTHDQNEAMSISDRILLLNNGKIEQQGTPQEMYGSPKTLFTAEFMGSNNRLHGKVTEVRDGKARIEGKGWVLWGQAGEGVQSGEEATAVIRVERVAVVEGPGENQLELPLLTSMYLGDRWEYLFRTVGDDFVIRAYGHEVRDPQHCHLSLPEKHVWVFPKG; encoded by the coding sequence ATGATTGAATTAGCGGTTGACGATCTGCACTTAACCTACGGCGACAATCCTGTTTTAAAAGGTGTCTCCATGAACCTGAAGCGCGGCGAAGTGGTCTCCCTGTTAGGCCCCTCCGGCAGCGGTAAAACCACCCTGCTGCGCGCCGTTGCGGGTCTGGAAAAACCGACGCAGGGGTCGATTGTCATTGGCAACAATAAAGTTTACGACGGCACGCCGCGCAGCGAGGTCCCGGCGGAAGAGCGTAACCTGGGGCTGGTGTTCCAGTCCTATGCCCTGTGGCCGCACAAGACCGTGTTTGAGAACGTGGCCTATCCGCTCAAGCTGCGCAAAGTCCCGGCCAAAGAGATCCAGCAGCGCGTGCAGGACGTGCTGGACCAGCTGGGTCTGGGCCATCTTGGCAAACGTCACCCGCACCAGCTCTCCGGTGGGCAGCAGCAGCGCGTGGCGATTGGCCGTGCGCTGGTGTACAACCCGCCGGTGATTTTGCTGGACGAACCGCTCTCTAACCTCGACGCCAAGCTGCGTGAAGAGGCCCGCGTGTTCCTGCGCGAGCTGATTATCAAGCTCGGGCTATCGGCGCTGATGGTGACGCACGACCAGAACGAAGCGATGTCGATTTCCGACCGCATCCTGCTGCTTAACAACGGCAAAATTGAGCAACAGGGCACGCCGCAGGAGATGTACGGCTCGCCGAAAACGCTGTTTACCGCCGAGTTTATGGGCAGCAACAACCGTCTGCACGGCAAGGTCACCGAAGTACGCGACGGCAAAGCGCGTATTGAAGGGAAAGGCTGGGTGCTGTGGGGTCAGGCCGGTGAAGGGGTGCAGAGCGGTGAAGAAGCGACGGCGGTGATCCGCGTCGAGCGCGTGGCGGTGGTTGAGGGACCAGGGGAAAATCAGCTTGAGCTGCCGCTGCTCACCAGCATGTATCTCGGCGACCGCTGGGAGTACCTGTTCCGCACGGTGGGGGATGATTTTGTCATTCGTGCGTATGGGCATGAGGTTCGGGATCCGCAGCACTGCCATCTTTCGCTGCCTGAGAAGCATGTTTGGGTTTTCCCGAAAGGGTAA